The DNA region TAACGCTGTTTTTGCTCGTCGCTGCCAAACTTGTAGATCGGCATGCAGCCCACCGAGTTATGCACGCTCATGATGGTCGAGCAGGCGCCATCGCCGGCGGCGATTTCCTCCAGTGCCATGGCATAAGCCAGGTGTCCGGTTTGCGCGCCACCCCACTGCTCCGGCACCAGCATGCCGAGAAAGCCCAACGCGGACATCTCGCGCAAAGCTTCAGCCGGGTAGCGGTGCTCGCGATCCCAGTCGGCGGCAAAAGGTTTCAAACGTTCCTGAGCGAACTGGCGGGCAACGTCGCGGATTTGCAGGTCTTGTTCCGAGGGAATCATGCTGTTCTCCAGTCTCAGCGCAGTCGTTCGACGGCGATTGCGGTGGCTTCGCCGCCACCGATGCAGATGGCCGCCACGCCGCGATTGAGGTCGTACTGTTTCAGTGCCGACAGCAACGTGACCAAGATTCGCGCCCCAGACGCACCAATCGGATGACCGAGAGCACAGGCACCGCCGTGGATATTGACCTTATCGTGCGGCAGGTCGAGATCGCGCATGGCGGCCATGGTGACCACCGCGAAGGCCTCGTTGATCTCGAACAGATCGACCTCACCCATCGACCAGCCGGTTTTCTGCATCAGCCGCTGCAGCGCACCAATCGGCGCAGTGGGAAACAGGTTTGGCGCATCGGCGAACGAGGCATGCCCACGAATCGCCGCCAGTGGCGTAAGGCCGCGTCGTTCGGCTTGCGACAGGCGCATCAGCAGCAGCGCCGCGGCACCGTCGGAAATCGAACTGGAGTTGGCCGCCGTCACCGTGCCCCCTTCGCGGAACGCCGGTTTCAGGGTTGGAATCTTCTCCGGCAGAGCCTTCGGCGGTTGCTCGTCGCTGCTCACTTCACGGCTAGCCTTGCCGGATTGGGCCTGCACCGGGGCGATCTCATCGGCAAAGCGGCCGTTGGCCATCGCTTGCTGAGCCCGGCTCAGCGACGCCAGCGCAAACGCATCCTGCGCCTCACGGCTAAAGCCATAGGCCTGGGCGCACTCTTCGGCAAAAGTGCCCATCAGCCGGCCCTTGTCGTACGCATCTTCCAGGCCATCGAGGAACATGTGATCGAGCACCCGACCGTGGCCCATGCGATAACCGCTGCGTGCCCGCTCCAGCAGATATGGCGCGTTGGACATGCTTTCCATGCCGCCGGCCAGCACCACCTCGGCGCTGCCGGCCAGCAACAGGTCATGCGCCAGCATGCTGGCTTTCATGCCCGAACCGCACATTTTGTTGACCGTCGAACACACGGTGCCGCGTGCCAGCCCGGCGCCGAGCGCCGCTTGACGTGCGGGCGCCTGGCCCTGTCCGGCTGGCAGCACGCAGCCGAGGATCACTTCATCGATCTCCGTTGCCTGCAGCCCGGCCCGCGCCACCGCGGCGCGAATCGCCGTGGCGCCTAGTTCGGCGGCGCTGACGTCCTTGAAGTCCCCCAGAAAACCACCCATCGGCGTGCGAGCGGCACTGACGATGACGACTGGATCGTGTTGATTACGCATGTTTTATCTCCTCAGTCGCGTAGGTCGGGTTAGCGCAGCGTAACCCGACATCTGCTCCCACCACCGCATACGTCGCCCGTCGGGTTACGCCTACGGTTTTGCCTTCAACAGGTAATTGGGACATGGCTTTTATTTAGCGGCCATGCGAATGGCGCCGTCCAGACGAATCACCTCGCCGTTGAGCATGCTGTTTTCGATGATGTGGCGCACCAGCGCGGCGTACTCATCCGGGCGGCCGAGGCGCGGCGGGAATGGCACGCTGGCGCCCAGGGAGTCCTGCACCTCCTGGGGCATGCTGGTCAGCATCGGAGTGGCAAAAATGCCCGGGGCGATGGTCATCACGCGAATACCGAAGCGCGCCAGCTCGCGCGCAATCGGCAGGGTCATGCCGACCACGCCGCTTTTCGAGGCGGCATAAGCGGCCTGGCCGATCTGCCCGTCGAACGCCGCGACCGAGGCGGTGTTGATGATCACCCCGCGCTCACCGCCCTCGTCCGCCGGCCCCTGGGACATAGCCTCGGCAGCCAGGCGCAGCATGTTGAAGGTGCCGATCAGGTTGACGCCGATAACCCGGGCAAAGCTCTCCAGGCCGTGGACGCCATGCTTGCCGACGACCTTTTCCGCCGGCGCAACGCCCGCGCAGTTGGCCAGGCCATGCAAGGCGCCAAAATACTCCAGGGCACAGGCGATCGCCTGACGGCCATCGGCTTCCTGGGTGATATCGGCTTTGACGAAGCGCGCATTGCGGCCCAACTCCGCGGCACGGGCAAGCCCGGCCTCGGCATTCAGATCGGCCAGCAGCACTTTGCCGCCGTTGGCAATCAACATTTGAGCCGTCGCCAAGCCCAACCCGGAACTGGCGCCGGTCACCAGGAATACACGGTCTTCGATACGCAAAACGTTCTCCTTAATCAATCAGTACTGAGTCGATCGACTCCGAATCACTGCGCAGCCGCGTGCGGTTCGGCTTCACGTTGTTTGGCGATTTCCTGATTACGCAGCAGGAACCGCTGGATCTTGCCGCTCGGGGTCTTCGGCAGTTCGAGCACGAACTCGATTTCACGCGGATAGGCGTGGGCGGACAGGCGCTTGCGCACGTACTGCTGCAGCTCTTCGGCCAACTGCGCTGAGGGCAGGTACTGCACGCCGAGCACCACGAAGGCCTTGATCAGTTCGGTACGTTCGGGGTCCGGTTTGCCGATCACCGCGGCTTCGATCACTGCCGGATGTTCGATCAGCGCGCTCTCGACAT from Pseudomonas cavernicola includes:
- a CDS encoding 3-hydroxyacyl-CoA dehydrogenase — encoded protein: MRIEDRVFLVTGASSGLGLATAQMLIANGGKVLLADLNAEAGLARAAELGRNARFVKADITQEADGRQAIACALEYFGALHGLANCAGVAPAEKVVGKHGVHGLESFARVIGVNLIGTFNMLRLAAEAMSQGPADEGGERGVIINTASVAAFDGQIGQAAYAASKSGVVGMTLPIARELARFGIRVMTIAPGIFATPMLTSMPQEVQDSLGASVPFPPRLGRPDEYAALVRHIIENSMLNGEVIRLDGAIRMAAK
- a CDS encoding acetyl-CoA C-acyltransferase, with translation MRNQHDPVVIVSAARTPMGGFLGDFKDVSAAELGATAIRAAVARAGLQATEIDEVILGCVLPAGQGQAPARQAALGAGLARGTVCSTVNKMCGSGMKASMLAHDLLLAGSAEVVLAGGMESMSNAPYLLERARSGYRMGHGRVLDHMFLDGLEDAYDKGRLMGTFAEECAQAYGFSREAQDAFALASLSRAQQAMANGRFADEIAPVQAQSGKASREVSSDEQPPKALPEKIPTLKPAFREGGTVTAANSSSISDGAAALLLMRLSQAERRGLTPLAAIRGHASFADAPNLFPTAPIGALQRLMQKTGWSMGEVDLFEINEAFAVVTMAAMRDLDLPHDKVNIHGGACALGHPIGASGARILVTLLSALKQYDLNRGVAAICIGGGEATAIAVERLR